In a single window of the Pseudorca crassidens isolate mPseCra1 chromosome 9, mPseCra1.hap1, whole genome shotgun sequence genome:
- the TKFC gene encoding triokinase/FMN cyclase isoform X3, which translates to MLTGVIAGAVFTSPAVGSILAAIRAVAQAGTVGTLLIVKNYTGDRLNFGLAREQARAEGIPVEMVVIGDDSAFTVLKKAGRRGLCGTVLIHKVAGALAEAGAGLEEITDRVSEVAKAMGTLGVSLSSCSVPGSKPTFELSADEVELGLGIHGEAGVHRIKMATADEIVALMLDHMTSCSNVSHVPVRSGSSVVLMVNNLGGLSFLELGIIADAAVRSLEGRGVKIARALVGTFMSALDMPGISLTLLLVDEPLLKLIDAETTALAWPNVAKVSVTGRKRCRAAPAKPLEAPDSTAAGGAASKQMVLVLERVCATLLGLEERLNALDRAAGDGDCGTTHSCAARAIQGWLKEGPPPASPAQLLSKLALLLLEKMGGSSGALYGLFLTAAAQPLKAKTDLPAWSAAMDAGLEAMQKYGKAAPGDRTMLDSLWAAGQELQAWKSPGANLQILSKAVKSAEAAAEATRNMEAGAGRASYISSARLDQPDPGAVAAAAILRAILEVLQSQEA; encoded by the exons ATGCTGACAGGGGTCATTGCGGGAGCCGTGTTCACCTCCCCTGCAGTGGGCAGTATCCTGGCGGCCATCAGGGCAGTGGCCCAGGCGGGCACAG TGGGGACCCTCCTCATCGTGAAGAACTACACTGGGGATCGGCTCAACTTTGGCCTGGCCCGGGAGCAGGCCCGGGCGGAGGGCATCCCTGTGGAGATGGTGGTCATCGGGGATGACAGCGCCTTCACCGTCCTGAAGAAGGCAGGCAGGCGTGGGCTTTGTGGCACAGTGCTCATACACAAG GTGGCGGGTGCCCTGGCTGAGGCAGGTGCGGGGCTGGAGGAGATCACAGATCGGGTGAGCGAGGTCGCCAAGGCCATGG GAACCCTGGGAGTGAGCTTGTCCTCCTGCAGTGTGCCGGGTTCCAAACCCACCTTTGAGCTCTCAGCCGATGAGGTGGAGCTGGGCCTGG GGATCCACGGGGAGGCTGGCGTGCACCGGATAAAG ATGGCGACCGCCGACGAGATTGTGGCGCTCATGCTGGACCACATGACGAGCTGCTCCAACGTGTCCCACGTGCCTGTGCGGTCCG GCTCCTCGGTGGTGCTGATGGTCAACAACCTGGGTGGCCTGTCATTCCTGGAACTGGGCATCATAGCCGACGCCGCCGTCCGCTCTCTGG AGGGCCGAGGGGTGAAGATTGCTCGTGCCCTGGTGGGCACCTTCATGTCAGCCCTGGATATGCCTGGCATTTCTCTCACTCTTCTGCTGGTGGATGAGCCCCTCCTGAAACTGATAG ATGCTGAGACCACCGCCTTGGCCTGGCCTAACGTGGCCAAGGTCTCGGTGACTGGGCGGAAGCGGTGCCGGGCTGCCCCCGCCAAGCCCCTGGAGGCCCCTGATTCCACTGCTGCAGGAG GCGCAGCCTCGAAGCAGATGGTGCTTGTGTTGGAGCGGGTGTGCGCCACCCTTCTGGGCCTGGAGGAACGTCTGAACGCCCTGGACCGCGCTGCCGGCGACGGGGACTGTGGGACCACCCACAGCTGCGCTGCCAGAG CGATTCAGGGGTGGCTGAAGGAGGGCCCACCCcctgccagccctgcccagctACTCTCCAAATTGGCCCTCCTGCTACTGGAGAAGATGGGAGGCTCATCTGGGGCG CTCTATGGCCTTTTCCTGACTGCAGCGGCCCAGCCGCTCAAGGCCAAGACTGACCTTCCAGCCTGGTCCGCTGCCATGGATGCCGGCCTGGAGGCCATGCAGAA GTATGGAAAGGCTGCCCCAGGGGATAGGACTATG CTGGATTCTCTGTGGGCAGCAGGACAGGAGCTCCAAGCCTGGAAGAGCCCAGGGGCTAATCTCCAAATCCTGAGCAAGGCAGTCAAG AGTGCAGAAGCCGCAGCCGAGGCCACCAGGAACATGGAAGCTGGAGCTGGACGAGCCAGTTACATCAGCTCCGCGCGCCTGGATCAGCCAGACCCCGGGGCGGTGGCGGCCGCGGCCATTCTCCGTGCTATCCTGGAGGTCTTGCAGAGCCAGGAGGCATGA
- the TKFC gene encoding triokinase/FMN cyclase isoform X1 — protein MIRPKWNQLWSQVDPVTCWLCDLGQSHTSKKLVNSVAGCADDALAGLVTCNPNLQLLQGHRVALRSDLDSLKGQVALLSGGGSGHEPAHAGFIGKGMLTGVIAGAVFTSPAVGSILAAIRAVAQAGTVGTLLIVKNYTGDRLNFGLAREQARAEGIPVEMVVIGDDSAFTVLKKAGRRGLCGTVLIHKVAGALAEAGAGLEEITDRVSEVAKAMGTLGVSLSSCSVPGSKPTFELSADEVELGLGIHGEAGVHRIKMATADEIVALMLDHMTSCSNVSHVPVRSGSSVVLMVNNLGGLSFLELGIIADAAVRSLEGRGVKIARALVGTFMSALDMPGISLTLLLVDEPLLKLIDAETTALAWPNVAKVSVTGRKRCRAAPAKPLEAPDSTAAGGAASKQMVLVLERVCATLLGLEERLNALDRAAGDGDCGTTHSCAARAIQGWLKEGPPPASPAQLLSKLALLLLEKMGGSSGALYGLFLTAAAQPLKAKTDLPAWSAAMDAGLEAMQKYGKAAPGDRTMLDSLWAAGQELQAWKSPGANLQILSKAVKSAEAAAEATRNMEAGAGRASYISSARLDQPDPGAVAAAAILRAILEVLQSQEA, from the exons ATGATAAGGCCAAAATGGAACCAGCTTTGGAGCCAGGTGGACCCGgtcacttgctggctgtgtgaccttgggcaaagtcAT ACCTCCAAGAAGCTAGTGAACTCGGTGGCAGGCTGTGCCGATGACGCCCTCGCTGGCCTGGTGACCTGCAACCCCAACCTGCAGCTCCTGCAAGGCCACCGTGTGGCCCTCCGCTCTGACCTGGATAGTCTCAAGGGCCAGGTGGCACTACTGTCAGGTGGGGGCTCTGGCCATGAGCCCGCCCATGCCG GTTTCATAGGGAAGGGGATGCTGACAGGGGTCATTGCGGGAGCCGTGTTCACCTCCCCTGCAGTGGGCAGTATCCTGGCGGCCATCAGGGCAGTGGCCCAGGCGGGCACAG TGGGGACCCTCCTCATCGTGAAGAACTACACTGGGGATCGGCTCAACTTTGGCCTGGCCCGGGAGCAGGCCCGGGCGGAGGGCATCCCTGTGGAGATGGTGGTCATCGGGGATGACAGCGCCTTCACCGTCCTGAAGAAGGCAGGCAGGCGTGGGCTTTGTGGCACAGTGCTCATACACAAG GTGGCGGGTGCCCTGGCTGAGGCAGGTGCGGGGCTGGAGGAGATCACAGATCGGGTGAGCGAGGTCGCCAAGGCCATGG GAACCCTGGGAGTGAGCTTGTCCTCCTGCAGTGTGCCGGGTTCCAAACCCACCTTTGAGCTCTCAGCCGATGAGGTGGAGCTGGGCCTGG GGATCCACGGGGAGGCTGGCGTGCACCGGATAAAG ATGGCGACCGCCGACGAGATTGTGGCGCTCATGCTGGACCACATGACGAGCTGCTCCAACGTGTCCCACGTGCCTGTGCGGTCCG GCTCCTCGGTGGTGCTGATGGTCAACAACCTGGGTGGCCTGTCATTCCTGGAACTGGGCATCATAGCCGACGCCGCCGTCCGCTCTCTGG AGGGCCGAGGGGTGAAGATTGCTCGTGCCCTGGTGGGCACCTTCATGTCAGCCCTGGATATGCCTGGCATTTCTCTCACTCTTCTGCTGGTGGATGAGCCCCTCCTGAAACTGATAG ATGCTGAGACCACCGCCTTGGCCTGGCCTAACGTGGCCAAGGTCTCGGTGACTGGGCGGAAGCGGTGCCGGGCTGCCCCCGCCAAGCCCCTGGAGGCCCCTGATTCCACTGCTGCAGGAG GCGCAGCCTCGAAGCAGATGGTGCTTGTGTTGGAGCGGGTGTGCGCCACCCTTCTGGGCCTGGAGGAACGTCTGAACGCCCTGGACCGCGCTGCCGGCGACGGGGACTGTGGGACCACCCACAGCTGCGCTGCCAGAG CGATTCAGGGGTGGCTGAAGGAGGGCCCACCCcctgccagccctgcccagctACTCTCCAAATTGGCCCTCCTGCTACTGGAGAAGATGGGAGGCTCATCTGGGGCG CTCTATGGCCTTTTCCTGACTGCAGCGGCCCAGCCGCTCAAGGCCAAGACTGACCTTCCAGCCTGGTCCGCTGCCATGGATGCCGGCCTGGAGGCCATGCAGAA GTATGGAAAGGCTGCCCCAGGGGATAGGACTATG CTGGATTCTCTGTGGGCAGCAGGACAGGAGCTCCAAGCCTGGAAGAGCCCAGGGGCTAATCTCCAAATCCTGAGCAAGGCAGTCAAG AGTGCAGAAGCCGCAGCCGAGGCCACCAGGAACATGGAAGCTGGAGCTGGACGAGCCAGTTACATCAGCTCCGCGCGCCTGGATCAGCCAGACCCCGGGGCGGTGGCGGCCGCGGCCATTCTCCGTGCTATCCTGGAGGTCTTGCAGAGCCAGGAGGCATGA
- the TKFC gene encoding triokinase/FMN cyclase isoform X2, producing the protein MTSKKLVNSVAGCADDALAGLVTCNPNLQLLQGHRVALRSDLDSLKGQVALLSGGGSGHEPAHAGFIGKGMLTGVIAGAVFTSPAVGSILAAIRAVAQAGTVGTLLIVKNYTGDRLNFGLAREQARAEGIPVEMVVIGDDSAFTVLKKAGRRGLCGTVLIHKVAGALAEAGAGLEEITDRVSEVAKAMGTLGVSLSSCSVPGSKPTFELSADEVELGLGIHGEAGVHRIKMATADEIVALMLDHMTSCSNVSHVPVRSGSSVVLMVNNLGGLSFLELGIIADAAVRSLEGRGVKIARALVGTFMSALDMPGISLTLLLVDEPLLKLIDAETTALAWPNVAKVSVTGRKRCRAAPAKPLEAPDSTAAGGAASKQMVLVLERVCATLLGLEERLNALDRAAGDGDCGTTHSCAARAIQGWLKEGPPPASPAQLLSKLALLLLEKMGGSSGALYGLFLTAAAQPLKAKTDLPAWSAAMDAGLEAMQKYGKAAPGDRTMLDSLWAAGQELQAWKSPGANLQILSKAVKSAEAAAEATRNMEAGAGRASYISSARLDQPDPGAVAAAAILRAILEVLQSQEA; encoded by the exons ATG ACCTCCAAGAAGCTAGTGAACTCGGTGGCAGGCTGTGCCGATGACGCCCTCGCTGGCCTGGTGACCTGCAACCCCAACCTGCAGCTCCTGCAAGGCCACCGTGTGGCCCTCCGCTCTGACCTGGATAGTCTCAAGGGCCAGGTGGCACTACTGTCAGGTGGGGGCTCTGGCCATGAGCCCGCCCATGCCG GTTTCATAGGGAAGGGGATGCTGACAGGGGTCATTGCGGGAGCCGTGTTCACCTCCCCTGCAGTGGGCAGTATCCTGGCGGCCATCAGGGCAGTGGCCCAGGCGGGCACAG TGGGGACCCTCCTCATCGTGAAGAACTACACTGGGGATCGGCTCAACTTTGGCCTGGCCCGGGAGCAGGCCCGGGCGGAGGGCATCCCTGTGGAGATGGTGGTCATCGGGGATGACAGCGCCTTCACCGTCCTGAAGAAGGCAGGCAGGCGTGGGCTTTGTGGCACAGTGCTCATACACAAG GTGGCGGGTGCCCTGGCTGAGGCAGGTGCGGGGCTGGAGGAGATCACAGATCGGGTGAGCGAGGTCGCCAAGGCCATGG GAACCCTGGGAGTGAGCTTGTCCTCCTGCAGTGTGCCGGGTTCCAAACCCACCTTTGAGCTCTCAGCCGATGAGGTGGAGCTGGGCCTGG GGATCCACGGGGAGGCTGGCGTGCACCGGATAAAG ATGGCGACCGCCGACGAGATTGTGGCGCTCATGCTGGACCACATGACGAGCTGCTCCAACGTGTCCCACGTGCCTGTGCGGTCCG GCTCCTCGGTGGTGCTGATGGTCAACAACCTGGGTGGCCTGTCATTCCTGGAACTGGGCATCATAGCCGACGCCGCCGTCCGCTCTCTGG AGGGCCGAGGGGTGAAGATTGCTCGTGCCCTGGTGGGCACCTTCATGTCAGCCCTGGATATGCCTGGCATTTCTCTCACTCTTCTGCTGGTGGATGAGCCCCTCCTGAAACTGATAG ATGCTGAGACCACCGCCTTGGCCTGGCCTAACGTGGCCAAGGTCTCGGTGACTGGGCGGAAGCGGTGCCGGGCTGCCCCCGCCAAGCCCCTGGAGGCCCCTGATTCCACTGCTGCAGGAG GCGCAGCCTCGAAGCAGATGGTGCTTGTGTTGGAGCGGGTGTGCGCCACCCTTCTGGGCCTGGAGGAACGTCTGAACGCCCTGGACCGCGCTGCCGGCGACGGGGACTGTGGGACCACCCACAGCTGCGCTGCCAGAG CGATTCAGGGGTGGCTGAAGGAGGGCCCACCCcctgccagccctgcccagctACTCTCCAAATTGGCCCTCCTGCTACTGGAGAAGATGGGAGGCTCATCTGGGGCG CTCTATGGCCTTTTCCTGACTGCAGCGGCCCAGCCGCTCAAGGCCAAGACTGACCTTCCAGCCTGGTCCGCTGCCATGGATGCCGGCCTGGAGGCCATGCAGAA GTATGGAAAGGCTGCCCCAGGGGATAGGACTATG CTGGATTCTCTGTGGGCAGCAGGACAGGAGCTCCAAGCCTGGAAGAGCCCAGGGGCTAATCTCCAAATCCTGAGCAAGGCAGTCAAG AGTGCAGAAGCCGCAGCCGAGGCCACCAGGAACATGGAAGCTGGAGCTGGACGAGCCAGTTACATCAGCTCCGCGCGCCTGGATCAGCCAGACCCCGGGGCGGTGGCGGCCGCGGCCATTCTCCGTGCTATCCTGGAGGTCTTGCAGAGCCAGGAGGCATGA